In Arachis hypogaea cultivar Tifrunner chromosome 17, arahy.Tifrunner.gnm2.J5K5, whole genome shotgun sequence, a single window of DNA contains:
- the LOC140181082 gene encoding heavy metal-associated isoprenylated plant protein 47-like: MEQKIVIKVSCNNKCRRGYLWSCGKCKSKILKVAAVEPGVSSLGLEGAEKDELVVIGNGVDPVCLAKALRKKFNVAQIIKVEEIKEDKKEGKEDSSPSPSRPPPWSYAPGYYCPPYPQSVVYENPYGSQCIIM, from the exons ATGGAG CAAAAGATTGTTATAAAGGTATCATGCAATAACAAATGCAGAAGGGGTTACTTGTGGAGTTGtggtaaatgcaaaagcaagatcctCAAAGTTGCGGCGGTTGAACCgg GTGTGAGTTCATTAGGGTTAGAAGGGGCAGAGAAAGATGAATTGGTGGTCATTGGAAATGGGGTGGATCCAGTTTGTTTGGCCAAGGCTTTGAGAAAGAAATTCAACGTTGCACAAATCATAAAGGTTGAAGAAATTAAGGAAgacaaaaaagaaggaaaagaagattCGTCGCCGTCGCCGTCGCGGCCGCCGCCGTGGTCTTATGCTCCCGGCTACTACTGTCCACCGTATCCCCAGAGCGTAGTTTATGAAAACCCATATGGTAGTCAATGCATCATCATGTGA